The following coding sequences are from one Oncorhynchus nerka isolate Pitt River linkage group LG6, Oner_Uvic_2.0, whole genome shotgun sequence window:
- the LOC115130139 gene encoding myb-related protein A-like isoform X2, translating into MAKIKSRSESEDEDLHSTDPESKDKSKDKKILCKGKWSRDEDERLKKLVEQHGADSWKLVANHFQGRTDGQCQHRWQKVLNPELVKGPWTKEEDQKVIDLVHKYGPKRWSVIAKHLQGRIGKQCRERWHNHLNPEVKKSSWTQEEDSIIYQAHKRLGNRWAEISKLLPGRTDNSIKNHWNSTMRRKVEHEGYLQEGCRGFSSEHGGLKRRHHRPCVPQLDTPHGGHSPLGIPGPTQLGGYLYSPHCGQLMDSLPDSSSYLSPSCHDDPDKEQRIKELELLLMSAETEVRRQAQCRGPCSVEHYSSWADSVSDDTMTTSSSSLEDQSEGGWRGAEEGQGPPVEQAEGGWRLAEEGQGPPVEQAEGGWRLAEEGQGPPVEQAEGGWRLAEEGQHQVQRHVSPSKFLAVEASSVLSTLQTIPEFAETMELIDSDPMTWSEAASFDVSEPPTPPKQTQGSYVPQGRTTEGMRYTIDPSNDISTKLCAPMGQRKVHTPNNVPRPGLLSLGRRKRTERVDQSPDRSRASFLESPSINSPKNTPTKARPFTLSQFFNTSGGEHLSLDNPALTSTPVCGQNYLLNTPFQKEITPKHQKENMGFRTPKIHKTIMVPTPRTPTPFKNALAAQEKMHGPLKMVPQPLAFLEEDIREVLKQEIGSDIFTREPQPDFRTWKHDVDGPARKVRKSLVLDSWGKDCLNQDQLNNALVPEESLLTSSLLMTPLPERDREERPRPPSSGKEGSCGPRRHLPSARKRKNPPSVRISHHDSPGQVNNQWEAVVYGKTEDQRIMTEQARQYLSSTYTSTGCTSRALVL; encoded by the exons ATGGCCAAGATAAAGTCGCGCAG TGAGTCTGAGGATGAAGATCTACACTCCACAGATCCTGAGAGTAAGGACAAGAGCAAAGACAAGAAGATACTGTGCAAAGGCAAATGGTCTCGCGATGAG GACGAGAGGCTGAAGAAGTTAGTGGAGCAGCATGGAGCAGACTCCTGGAAATTAGTAGCTAATCATTTTCAa GGGAGGACAGATGGCCAGTGTCAGCACCGCTGGCAGAAGGTGCTCAACCCAGAGCTGGTGAAAGGACCCTGGACAAAAGAGGAGGATCAGAAG GTGATTGACCTGGTTCATAAATATGGCCCCAAGCGCTGGTCTGTGATTGCCAAGCACCTGCAGGGGCGGATCGGGAAGCAGTGCCGTGAGCGCTGGCACAACCATCTGAACCCTGAGGTGAAGAAGTCCTCCTGGACCCAGGAAGAGGACAGCATCATCTACCAGGCCCACAAACGCCTGGGCAACCGCTGGGCCGAGATCTCCAAGCTGTTGCCTGGAAG GACAGACAACTCCATCAAGAATCACTGGAACTCCACCATGAGGAGGAAAGTGGAGCACGAGGGGTACCTCCAGGAGGGCTGCAGGGGATTCAGCTCAGAGCATGGGGGGTTGAAGCGACGCCACCACAGACCCTGTGTCCCCCAACTAGACACCCCCCACGGTGGGCACAGCCCTCTGGGCATACCTGGACCAACTCAG CTTGGGGGTTACCTCTATAGCCCTCACTGTGGCCAGCTGATGGACAGCCTTCCAGACTCCTCCAGCTACTTATCG CCGTCCTGCCATGATGATCCAGACAAAGAGCAGAGAATTAAGGAGCTTGAGCTGCTGCTTATGTCAGCAGAGACCGAGGTCCGGAGACAGGCCCAGTGCCGAGGCCCATGT aGTGTGGAGCATTACTCCAGCTGGGCAGACAGTGTGTCAGATGACACCATgaccaccagcagcagcagtctGGAGGATCAGAGTGAGGGAGGCTGGAGGGGGGCAGAGGAAGGCCAAGGGCCACCAGTGGAGCAGGCTGAGGGGGGCTGGAGGCTGGCAGAGGAGGGCCAAGGGCCACCAGTGGAGCAGGCTGAGGGGGGCTGGAGGCTGGCAGAGGAGGGCCAAGGGCCACCAGTGGAGCAGGCTGAGGGGGGCTGGAGGCTGGCAGAGGAGGGCCAGCACCAGGTTCAGCGCCATGTCTCCCCCAGTAAGTTCCTGGCTGTGGAGGCTAGTTCTGTGCTCTCCACCCTGCAGACCATCCCCGAGTTCGCAGAGACCATGGAGCTCATCGACTCG GACCCTATGACATGGAGCGAGGCGGCCAGCTTTGACGTGTCTGAGCCGCCGACCCCCCCAAAACAAACACAGGGGAGCTACGTACCCCAGGGGAGGACCACAGAGGGGATGAGGTATACCATTGACCCCTCCAACGACATCTCAACAAAGCTCTGTGCCCCCATGGGTCAGCGGAAAGTCCACACCCCGAACAACGTGCCCAGACCAGGTCTGCTGTCcctggggaggaggaagaggacagagagggtggacCAGTCCCCTGATAGGAGCCGTGCGTCCTTCTTAGAGTCACCCAGCATCAACTCGCCCAAGAACACCCCCACAAAAGCACGGCCTTTCACCCTCTCCCAG TTCTTTAACACATCAGGAGGAGAGCATCTGAGCCTGGACAACCCTGCTCTGACCTCCACCCCGGTCTGTGGCCAGAACTATCTCCTCAACACACCCTTCCAGAAAGAGATCACGCCCAAACACCAGAAAGAGAACATGGG TTTCAGGACCCCTAAGATTCATAAGACCATAATGGTTCCGACTCCTAGAACTCCTACTCCGTTTAAGAATGCCCTGGCCGCCCAGGAGAAGATGCATGGGCCGCTAAAGATGGTG CCCCAGCCCCTGGCCTTTCTGGAGGAAGATATCAGGGAGGTGCTGAAGCAGGAGATAGGATCAGACATCTTCACCAGAGAACCACAACCAGACTTCAGGACATGGAAACATGAT GTGGATGGCCCAGCCAGGAAGGTGCGTAAGTCCCTGGTGCTGGACTCCTGGGGGAAAGACTGTCTTAACCAGGACCAGCTCAATAATGCACTG GTCCCAGAGGAGAGTTTGTTAACCAGCTCCTTATTGATGACCCCACTcccggagagagacagagaggagcgcCCCCGCCCCCCCTCGTCTGGGAAGGAGGGGTCCTGTGGCCCCCGGCGCCACCTTCCCAGCGCCCGCAAGAGGAAGAACCCCCCCTCGGTCAGAATTTCCCACCACGATTCACCTGGACag GTCAACAACCAGTGGGAAGCAGTGGTTTATGGGAAGACGGAGGACCAGCGGATTATGACAGAGCAGGCCCGGCAGTACCTGAGTAGCACCTACACGTCCACCGGCTGCACCTCGAGGGCGCTTGTGCTCTGA
- the LOC115130139 gene encoding myb-related protein A-like isoform X3, with protein MAKIKSRSESEDEDLHSTDPESKDKSKDKKILCKGKWSRDEDERLKKLVEQHGADSWKLVANHFQGRTDGQCQHRWQKVLNPELVKGPWTKEEDQKVIDLVHKYGPKRWSVIAKHLQGRIGKQCRERWHNHLNPEVKKSSWTQEEDSIIYQAHKRLGNRWAEISKLLPGRTDNSIKNHWNSTMRRKVEHEGYLQEGCRGFSSEHGGLKRRHHRPCVPQLDTPHGGHSPLGIPGPTQLGGYLYSPHCGQLMDSLPDSSSYLSSVEHYSSWADSVSDDTMTTSSSSLEDQSEGGWRGAEEGQGPPVEQAEGGWRLAEEGQGPPVEQAEGGWRLAEEGQGPPVEQAEGGWRLAEEGQHQVQRHVSPSKFLAVEASSVLSTLQTIPEFAETMELIDSMCLALQDPMTWSEAASFDVSEPPTPPKQTQGSYVPQGRTTEGMRYTIDPSNDISTKLCAPMGQRKVHTPNNVPRPGLLSLGRRKRTERVDQSPDRSRASFLESPSINSPKNTPTKARPFTLSQFFNTSGGEHLSLDNPALTSTPVCGQNYLLNTPFQKEITPKHQKENMGFRTPKIHKTIMVPTPRTPTPFKNALAAQEKMHGPLKMVPQPLAFLEEDIREVLKQEIGSDIFTREPQPDFRTWKHDVDGPARKVRKSLVLDSWGKDCLNQDQLNNALVPEESLLTSSLLMTPLPERDREERPRPPSSGKEGSCGPRRHLPSARKRKNPPSVRISHHDSPGQVNNQWEAVVYGKTEDQRIMTEQARQYLSSTYTSTGCTSRALVL; from the exons ATGGCCAAGATAAAGTCGCGCAG TGAGTCTGAGGATGAAGATCTACACTCCACAGATCCTGAGAGTAAGGACAAGAGCAAAGACAAGAAGATACTGTGCAAAGGCAAATGGTCTCGCGATGAG GACGAGAGGCTGAAGAAGTTAGTGGAGCAGCATGGAGCAGACTCCTGGAAATTAGTAGCTAATCATTTTCAa GGGAGGACAGATGGCCAGTGTCAGCACCGCTGGCAGAAGGTGCTCAACCCAGAGCTGGTGAAAGGACCCTGGACAAAAGAGGAGGATCAGAAG GTGATTGACCTGGTTCATAAATATGGCCCCAAGCGCTGGTCTGTGATTGCCAAGCACCTGCAGGGGCGGATCGGGAAGCAGTGCCGTGAGCGCTGGCACAACCATCTGAACCCTGAGGTGAAGAAGTCCTCCTGGACCCAGGAAGAGGACAGCATCATCTACCAGGCCCACAAACGCCTGGGCAACCGCTGGGCCGAGATCTCCAAGCTGTTGCCTGGAAG GACAGACAACTCCATCAAGAATCACTGGAACTCCACCATGAGGAGGAAAGTGGAGCACGAGGGGTACCTCCAGGAGGGCTGCAGGGGATTCAGCTCAGAGCATGGGGGGTTGAAGCGACGCCACCACAGACCCTGTGTCCCCCAACTAGACACCCCCCACGGTGGGCACAGCCCTCTGGGCATACCTGGACCAACTCAG CTTGGGGGTTACCTCTATAGCCCTCACTGTGGCCAGCTGATGGACAGCCTTCCAGACTCCTCCAGCTACTTATCG aGTGTGGAGCATTACTCCAGCTGGGCAGACAGTGTGTCAGATGACACCATgaccaccagcagcagcagtctGGAGGATCAGAGTGAGGGAGGCTGGAGGGGGGCAGAGGAAGGCCAAGGGCCACCAGTGGAGCAGGCTGAGGGGGGCTGGAGGCTGGCAGAGGAGGGCCAAGGGCCACCAGTGGAGCAGGCTGAGGGGGGCTGGAGGCTGGCAGAGGAGGGCCAAGGGCCACCAGTGGAGCAGGCTGAGGGGGGCTGGAGGCTGGCAGAGGAGGGCCAGCACCAGGTTCAGCGCCATGTCTCCCCCAGTAAGTTCCTGGCTGTGGAGGCTAGTTCTGTGCTCTCCACCCTGCAGACCATCCCCGAGTTCGCAGAGACCATGGAGCTCATCGACTCG ATGTGTCTGGCTCTACAGGACCCTATGACATGGAGCGAGGCGGCCAGCTTTGACGTGTCTGAGCCGCCGACCCCCCCAAAACAAACACAGGGGAGCTACGTACCCCAGGGGAGGACCACAGAGGGGATGAGGTATACCATTGACCCCTCCAACGACATCTCAACAAAGCTCTGTGCCCCCATGGGTCAGCGGAAAGTCCACACCCCGAACAACGTGCCCAGACCAGGTCTGCTGTCcctggggaggaggaagaggacagagagggtggacCAGTCCCCTGATAGGAGCCGTGCGTCCTTCTTAGAGTCACCCAGCATCAACTCGCCCAAGAACACCCCCACAAAAGCACGGCCTTTCACCCTCTCCCAG TTCTTTAACACATCAGGAGGAGAGCATCTGAGCCTGGACAACCCTGCTCTGACCTCCACCCCGGTCTGTGGCCAGAACTATCTCCTCAACACACCCTTCCAGAAAGAGATCACGCCCAAACACCAGAAAGAGAACATGGG TTTCAGGACCCCTAAGATTCATAAGACCATAATGGTTCCGACTCCTAGAACTCCTACTCCGTTTAAGAATGCCCTGGCCGCCCAGGAGAAGATGCATGGGCCGCTAAAGATGGTG CCCCAGCCCCTGGCCTTTCTGGAGGAAGATATCAGGGAGGTGCTGAAGCAGGAGATAGGATCAGACATCTTCACCAGAGAACCACAACCAGACTTCAGGACATGGAAACATGAT GTGGATGGCCCAGCCAGGAAGGTGCGTAAGTCCCTGGTGCTGGACTCCTGGGGGAAAGACTGTCTTAACCAGGACCAGCTCAATAATGCACTG GTCCCAGAGGAGAGTTTGTTAACCAGCTCCTTATTGATGACCCCACTcccggagagagacagagaggagcgcCCCCGCCCCCCCTCGTCTGGGAAGGAGGGGTCCTGTGGCCCCCGGCGCCACCTTCCCAGCGCCCGCAAGAGGAAGAACCCCCCCTCGGTCAGAATTTCCCACCACGATTCACCTGGACag GTCAACAACCAGTGGGAAGCAGTGGTTTATGGGAAGACGGAGGACCAGCGGATTATGACAGAGCAGGCCCGGCAGTACCTGAGTAGCACCTACACGTCCACCGGCTGCACCTCGAGGGCGCTTGTGCTCTGA
- the LOC115130139 gene encoding myb-related protein A-like isoform X1, protein MAKIKSRSESEDEDLHSTDPESKDKSKDKKILCKGKWSRDEDERLKKLVEQHGADSWKLVANHFQGRTDGQCQHRWQKVLNPELVKGPWTKEEDQKVIDLVHKYGPKRWSVIAKHLQGRIGKQCRERWHNHLNPEVKKSSWTQEEDSIIYQAHKRLGNRWAEISKLLPGRTDNSIKNHWNSTMRRKVEHEGYLQEGCRGFSSEHGGLKRRHHRPCVPQLDTPHGGHSPLGIPGPTQLGGYLYSPHCGQLMDSLPDSSSYLSPSCHDDPDKEQRIKELELLLMSAETEVRRQAQCRGPCSVEHYSSWADSVSDDTMTTSSSSLEDQSEGGWRGAEEGQGPPVEQAEGGWRLAEEGQGPPVEQAEGGWRLAEEGQGPPVEQAEGGWRLAEEGQHQVQRHVSPSKFLAVEASSVLSTLQTIPEFAETMELIDSMCLALQDPMTWSEAASFDVSEPPTPPKQTQGSYVPQGRTTEGMRYTIDPSNDISTKLCAPMGQRKVHTPNNVPRPGLLSLGRRKRTERVDQSPDRSRASFLESPSINSPKNTPTKARPFTLSQFFNTSGGEHLSLDNPALTSTPVCGQNYLLNTPFQKEITPKHQKENMGFRTPKIHKTIMVPTPRTPTPFKNALAAQEKMHGPLKMVPQPLAFLEEDIREVLKQEIGSDIFTREPQPDFRTWKHDVDGPARKVRKSLVLDSWGKDCLNQDQLNNALVPEESLLTSSLLMTPLPERDREERPRPPSSGKEGSCGPRRHLPSARKRKNPPSVRISHHDSPGQVNNQWEAVVYGKTEDQRIMTEQARQYLSSTYTSTGCTSRALVL, encoded by the exons ATGGCCAAGATAAAGTCGCGCAG TGAGTCTGAGGATGAAGATCTACACTCCACAGATCCTGAGAGTAAGGACAAGAGCAAAGACAAGAAGATACTGTGCAAAGGCAAATGGTCTCGCGATGAG GACGAGAGGCTGAAGAAGTTAGTGGAGCAGCATGGAGCAGACTCCTGGAAATTAGTAGCTAATCATTTTCAa GGGAGGACAGATGGCCAGTGTCAGCACCGCTGGCAGAAGGTGCTCAACCCAGAGCTGGTGAAAGGACCCTGGACAAAAGAGGAGGATCAGAAG GTGATTGACCTGGTTCATAAATATGGCCCCAAGCGCTGGTCTGTGATTGCCAAGCACCTGCAGGGGCGGATCGGGAAGCAGTGCCGTGAGCGCTGGCACAACCATCTGAACCCTGAGGTGAAGAAGTCCTCCTGGACCCAGGAAGAGGACAGCATCATCTACCAGGCCCACAAACGCCTGGGCAACCGCTGGGCCGAGATCTCCAAGCTGTTGCCTGGAAG GACAGACAACTCCATCAAGAATCACTGGAACTCCACCATGAGGAGGAAAGTGGAGCACGAGGGGTACCTCCAGGAGGGCTGCAGGGGATTCAGCTCAGAGCATGGGGGGTTGAAGCGACGCCACCACAGACCCTGTGTCCCCCAACTAGACACCCCCCACGGTGGGCACAGCCCTCTGGGCATACCTGGACCAACTCAG CTTGGGGGTTACCTCTATAGCCCTCACTGTGGCCAGCTGATGGACAGCCTTCCAGACTCCTCCAGCTACTTATCG CCGTCCTGCCATGATGATCCAGACAAAGAGCAGAGAATTAAGGAGCTTGAGCTGCTGCTTATGTCAGCAGAGACCGAGGTCCGGAGACAGGCCCAGTGCCGAGGCCCATGT aGTGTGGAGCATTACTCCAGCTGGGCAGACAGTGTGTCAGATGACACCATgaccaccagcagcagcagtctGGAGGATCAGAGTGAGGGAGGCTGGAGGGGGGCAGAGGAAGGCCAAGGGCCACCAGTGGAGCAGGCTGAGGGGGGCTGGAGGCTGGCAGAGGAGGGCCAAGGGCCACCAGTGGAGCAGGCTGAGGGGGGCTGGAGGCTGGCAGAGGAGGGCCAAGGGCCACCAGTGGAGCAGGCTGAGGGGGGCTGGAGGCTGGCAGAGGAGGGCCAGCACCAGGTTCAGCGCCATGTCTCCCCCAGTAAGTTCCTGGCTGTGGAGGCTAGTTCTGTGCTCTCCACCCTGCAGACCATCCCCGAGTTCGCAGAGACCATGGAGCTCATCGACTCG ATGTGTCTGGCTCTACAGGACCCTATGACATGGAGCGAGGCGGCCAGCTTTGACGTGTCTGAGCCGCCGACCCCCCCAAAACAAACACAGGGGAGCTACGTACCCCAGGGGAGGACCACAGAGGGGATGAGGTATACCATTGACCCCTCCAACGACATCTCAACAAAGCTCTGTGCCCCCATGGGTCAGCGGAAAGTCCACACCCCGAACAACGTGCCCAGACCAGGTCTGCTGTCcctggggaggaggaagaggacagagagggtggacCAGTCCCCTGATAGGAGCCGTGCGTCCTTCTTAGAGTCACCCAGCATCAACTCGCCCAAGAACACCCCCACAAAAGCACGGCCTTTCACCCTCTCCCAG TTCTTTAACACATCAGGAGGAGAGCATCTGAGCCTGGACAACCCTGCTCTGACCTCCACCCCGGTCTGTGGCCAGAACTATCTCCTCAACACACCCTTCCAGAAAGAGATCACGCCCAAACACCAGAAAGAGAACATGGG TTTCAGGACCCCTAAGATTCATAAGACCATAATGGTTCCGACTCCTAGAACTCCTACTCCGTTTAAGAATGCCCTGGCCGCCCAGGAGAAGATGCATGGGCCGCTAAAGATGGTG CCCCAGCCCCTGGCCTTTCTGGAGGAAGATATCAGGGAGGTGCTGAAGCAGGAGATAGGATCAGACATCTTCACCAGAGAACCACAACCAGACTTCAGGACATGGAAACATGAT GTGGATGGCCCAGCCAGGAAGGTGCGTAAGTCCCTGGTGCTGGACTCCTGGGGGAAAGACTGTCTTAACCAGGACCAGCTCAATAATGCACTG GTCCCAGAGGAGAGTTTGTTAACCAGCTCCTTATTGATGACCCCACTcccggagagagacagagaggagcgcCCCCGCCCCCCCTCGTCTGGGAAGGAGGGGTCCTGTGGCCCCCGGCGCCACCTTCCCAGCGCCCGCAAGAGGAAGAACCCCCCCTCGGTCAGAATTTCCCACCACGATTCACCTGGACag GTCAACAACCAGTGGGAAGCAGTGGTTTATGGGAAGACGGAGGACCAGCGGATTATGACAGAGCAGGCCCGGCAGTACCTGAGTAGCACCTACACGTCCACCGGCTGCACCTCGAGGGCGCTTGTGCTCTGA